In Nicotiana tabacum cultivar K326 chromosome 17, ASM71507v2, whole genome shotgun sequence, one DNA window encodes the following:
- the LOC142172136 gene encoding uncharacterized protein LOC142172136 has product MASLYSKPNHVRSISLPGRSHPTIQRVEEELNKLKSLEVSVAPTTVSNGLKGLEKLYKCIDDLLNLPQNLHALSQNLHAKWVEDLLDKSMRLLDLCGTARELVSQCKENVRDLQSSLKRRKGDSTRDDNVTRFNSFSKKIKRNAKRLVLTLKQIDQDTTVSVLLDADQDTIAVIRALKEANAECISTFQMLLSFLCVPLLKPKESIWSLLSRLVNKERIASLVIEENMSLETRLESFETYLVSFEDGLEATFRCLIRSRSSLLNVFSC; this is encoded by the coding sequence ATGGCTTCACTTTATTCAAAACCCAATCACGTCCGATCAATCAGTTTGCCTGGGAGATCACACCCTACCATCCAGAGAGTTGAAGAGGAGCTAAACAAGCTCAAATCATTGGAAGTATCTGTTGCACCAACAACAGTGAGCAATGGTCTAAAAGGTTTGGAGAAATTGTACAAGTGCATAGATGATCTTCTCAACTTGCCTCAAAACCTTCATGCCCTCTCCCAAAATCTACATGCAAAATGGGTTGAAGATCTATTGGATAAATCAATGAGGCTTCTTGATCTGTGTGGCACTGCAAGGGAACTTGTATCACAATGCAAAGAAAATGTAAGAGACCTCCAATCCTCCCTCAAGAGGAGAAAAGGAGATTCAACCAGAGATGACAACGTTACCAGATTTAACTCTTTCAGCAAGAAGATCAAGAGGAATGCCAAAAGATTAGTATTGACCTTGAAACAAATAGATCAAGACACTACAGTATCTGTTTTGCTAGATGCAGATCAAGATACAATAGCTGTGATCAGAGCACTAAAAGAAGCTAATGCAGAATGCATttcaactttccaaatgctctTGTCCTTCTTGTGTGTACCACTTTTGAAGCCCAAGGAATCTATATGGTCACTGCTTTCTAGATTGGTAAACAAAGAAAGAATAGCATCACTTGTCATAGAAGAAAACATGAGCTTAGAAACCAGGCTCGAAAGCTTTGAGACTTATCTTGTCAGCTTCGAAGATGGATTGGAAGCAACATTTAGATGCCTGATTAGATCTAGAAGCTCGCTACTCAATGTTTTCTCCTGCTAA